Proteins encoded in a region of the Synechococcus sp. BIOS-U3-1 genome:
- a CDS encoding ABC transporter permease, translating to MASNLPIAETVGMALNTLKANKLRSLLTMLGIVIGNASVITLVGVGRGAQNLAENQLSNLGANVLFVVPGSNDTRRQGVAFPRTLVLEDAEAIAQQVPSVKRVAPQINANEVVQSGARSSTAAIFGVTPEFLPVRSFEVGRGRFISEQDVQSARTVVVIGPDLRDKLFPSGAAIGSSLRIRDQNFNVIGVMAPKGAVFGSNQDENAYIPLSTMVSRLKGRDPTYGVSLSFISAEARDENSTSAAKFQISNLLRQRHRILRDDDFAVRSQQDALTIVGTITGGLTLMLGAIGGVSLLVGGIGIMNIMLVSVSERTEEIGLRKALGARSSDVLRQFLVESLVLSSLGGVIGTAAGYGAIAAVSLLTPLPAAIGVPTVLLTVGLSGSIGLFFGVVPARRAARLDPITALRSL from the coding sequence ATGGCGAGCAATCTGCCCATCGCCGAAACCGTCGGCATGGCCCTCAACACTTTGAAGGCCAACAAGTTGCGCAGCCTGTTGACGATGCTTGGCATTGTGATCGGCAATGCATCTGTGATCACACTTGTTGGCGTGGGACGTGGTGCCCAGAATCTTGCTGAAAATCAGCTGAGCAACCTGGGAGCCAATGTGCTGTTCGTGGTGCCAGGCAGTAACGACACAAGGCGTCAGGGGGTGGCATTTCCTCGCACTCTGGTGCTGGAAGACGCTGAGGCAATTGCTCAACAGGTCCCCAGCGTCAAGCGGGTAGCTCCACAGATCAACGCTAACGAGGTGGTGCAGTCAGGGGCAAGAAGCAGCACAGCAGCCATCTTTGGGGTGACACCGGAGTTTCTACCTGTCAGAAGTTTTGAAGTGGGTCGGGGGCGTTTTATCAGCGAACAAGACGTTCAATCCGCACGCACGGTGGTGGTGATCGGTCCTGATCTGCGCGACAAGCTGTTTCCAAGTGGGGCAGCAATTGGTAGTTCTCTGCGCATCCGCGACCAAAATTTCAACGTGATCGGAGTGATGGCCCCTAAAGGAGCTGTCTTCGGGTCCAATCAGGATGAAAACGCCTATATCCCCCTCAGCACGATGGTCAGCCGCCTTAAGGGGCGCGACCCCACCTATGGAGTGAGCCTCAGTTTCATCAGTGCAGAGGCCAGAGACGAGAACAGCACCAGTGCGGCAAAATTCCAAATCTCAAATCTGTTGCGTCAACGGCATCGCATTCTTCGTGATGACGATTTCGCTGTTCGTTCCCAACAGGACGCACTGACGATTGTCGGAACCATTACCGGTGGTCTAACCCTGATGCTTGGTGCCATCGGAGGGGTGTCTCTGCTGGTCGGCGGGATCGGCATTATGAACATCATGTTGGTTTCTGTGAGCGAAAGAACCGAGGAAATCGGACTGCGCAAAGCACTTGGTGCACGCAGCTCGGATGTTCTGCGTCAGTTTCTGGTCGAATCTCTGGTTCTCTCCAGTCTTGGAGGGGTCATTGGGACCGCAGCCGGTTATGGGGCGATTGCGGCGGTGAGCTTGTTGACCCCGCTTCCGGCTGCCATCGGTGTGCCAACAGTTCTTCTAACGGTTGGGCTTTCAGGTTCGATTGGACTGTTTTTCGGTGTAGTTCCCGCACGGCGCGCAGCACGCCTCGATCCGATTACGGCGTTGCGCAGTCTTTAG
- the pyk gene encoding pyruvate kinase → MAEIDLTRRTKIVATIGPATESPERIRELVQAGATTFRLNFSHGDHSEHAARIATIRQVAHELGVHIGILQDLQGPKIRLGRFEEGPITLGKGDHFALTSKQVRCNQTVATVTYDKLAEEVTAGSRILLDDGRVEMKVDRVDEVDQTLHCVVNVGGVLSNNKGVNFPDVQLSVRALTTKDRQDLAFGLQQGVDWVALSFVRNPSDMQEIRELIRKHGFSTPVVAKIEKFEAIDQIDAILPLCDGVMVARGDLGVEMPAEEVPLLQKDLIHKANSLGIPIITATQMLDSMASSPRPTRAEVSDVANAILDGTDAVMLSNETAVGDFPVEAVETMATIARRIERDYPQRPIDTHLPSTIPNAISGAVSSIARQLNAAAILPLTKSGATAHNVSKFRPSTPILAVTSEVSVARKLQLVWGVTPLLIETQQSTTATFTLAMGVAQELGVLKDGDLCVQTAGTLAGVSGSTDLIKVGIVSAVLGRGTGFGSGSISGKVRIATCASDCAKLEPGEVLVATDTNADYLDAIRDAAAVITETPAESSHAAVIAQRLGIPVITGIANATRDLLEGEVVTLLVKEGAVHRGTGSNMAVKLDTML, encoded by the coding sequence ATGGCCGAGATCGATCTGACACGCAGAACCAAGATCGTCGCCACGATCGGCCCAGCCACCGAAAGTCCCGAACGCATTCGGGAACTGGTTCAAGCAGGCGCGACAACATTCCGACTGAACTTCTCGCACGGGGACCACTCCGAGCACGCCGCCAGGATCGCCACTATCCGACAGGTGGCCCATGAGCTCGGGGTCCACATCGGGATTTTGCAGGATCTTCAAGGTCCGAAGATTCGATTGGGTCGCTTTGAAGAAGGTCCAATCACCCTTGGAAAGGGCGATCACTTCGCCCTTACGTCCAAACAGGTGCGATGCAACCAGACGGTTGCCACGGTCACCTACGACAAGCTTGCCGAGGAGGTCACAGCAGGCAGTCGCATCTTGCTCGATGATGGTCGAGTCGAAATGAAAGTCGACCGGGTGGATGAGGTTGACCAGACTCTTCACTGCGTTGTCAACGTTGGTGGAGTGCTGTCCAACAACAAGGGAGTCAATTTCCCTGATGTGCAGCTGTCGGTGAGAGCACTCACCACCAAGGACCGCCAGGATTTGGCATTCGGCTTGCAGCAGGGAGTCGACTGGGTCGCACTGAGTTTCGTCCGCAATCCATCGGACATGCAGGAAATTCGTGAGCTGATCAGGAAACACGGCTTCTCGACTCCTGTGGTTGCCAAGATCGAAAAATTTGAAGCCATCGATCAAATCGACGCCATCCTTCCCCTCTGCGATGGCGTCATGGTGGCCCGAGGTGATCTCGGCGTGGAAATGCCTGCCGAAGAGGTGCCTCTGCTGCAGAAGGATCTGATCCACAAGGCCAACAGCCTTGGAATTCCGATCATCACGGCCACCCAGATGCTGGATTCAATGGCCTCAAGCCCTCGTCCAACGCGCGCTGAGGTTAGTGATGTGGCGAACGCCATTCTTGATGGCACCGATGCTGTGATGCTCTCCAACGAGACTGCAGTGGGAGATTTTCCCGTCGAAGCCGTGGAGACGATGGCCACGATCGCCCGACGGATTGAACGGGACTATCCGCAACGCCCGATCGATACGCATCTACCAAGCACAATTCCCAATGCCATCAGCGGCGCAGTCAGCAGCATTGCCCGACAGCTCAATGCGGCGGCGATTCTGCCGCTGACGAAAAGTGGTGCCACCGCACACAATGTGAGCAAATTTCGACCATCCACCCCGATCCTTGCGGTCACATCCGAGGTGTCAGTGGCCAGAAAACTTCAACTTGTCTGGGGCGTGACACCGCTACTGATCGAAACGCAGCAGAGCACAACCGCAACCTTCACTCTCGCCATGGGAGTGGCACAGGAGTTGGGCGTACTCAAGGACGGGGACCTCTGCGTTCAGACAGCTGGCACCCTTGCTGGAGTCAGCGGCTCCACCGATCTGATCAAGGTGGGCATTGTGAGTGCTGTGCTCGGTCGTGGAACAGGCTTCGGCAGTGGATCAATCAGCGGAAAAGTGCGCATCGCAACCTGCGCAAGTGACTGCGCCAAACTCGAGCCCGGCGAGGTGCTGGTGGCCACCGATACAAATGCCGACTATCTCGACGCCATCAGAGACGCCGCAGCGGTGATCACTGAAACGCCCGCAGAGAGCTCCCATGCGGCAGTGATAGCCCAGCGTCTTGGCATCCCCGTCATTACAGGCATTGCCAATGCCACGAGAGATCTGCTGGAAGGCGAAGTTGTGACTCTGCTTGTCAAAGAAGGAGCCGTTCATCGAGGAACCGGCAGCAACATGGCTGTGAAACTCGACACGATGCTCTAA
- a CDS encoding nucleoside triphosphate pyrophosphohydrolase family protein, translating to MLLNDYQLQSRSTARYPDAGNNLIYPTLGLSGEAGEVADKVKKLIRDRGGVVDECFTKDVGLELGDVLWYVAQLATELGLSLEEVASANLSKLQSRSQRGTLQGEGDHR from the coding sequence GTGCTTCTCAACGACTACCAACTTCAATCCCGCAGCACGGCCCGATACCCCGATGCCGGAAATAATCTCATCTATCCAACCCTTGGCCTGTCCGGTGAGGCCGGTGAAGTCGCCGACAAAGTCAAAAAATTGATCCGCGATCGTGGAGGTGTTGTGGACGAGTGCTTCACCAAAGATGTGGGCCTGGAGCTTGGGGATGTGCTCTGGTACGTGGCCCAGCTGGCCACTGAACTGGGCCTCAGCCTCGAAGAGGTGGCCTCGGCCAATCTCAGCAAACTTCAGAGTCGGTCCCAACGCGGCACTCTTCAGGGGGAGGGTGATCATCGTTAA
- a CDS encoding YggT family protein, protein MATELVSTVLQVLSQTLQIYSLVLIVRVLLSWFPNLDWGNPVLSTVSSITDPYLNAFRGLIPPLGGLDLSAILAFVALNLMQSLLMRASMIAYAGGVGAYG, encoded by the coding sequence ATGGCCACCGAGCTTGTGTCCACAGTCCTTCAGGTGCTCTCCCAGACACTTCAGATCTACTCGCTGGTCTTGATCGTGCGGGTGCTTCTGAGCTGGTTCCCCAATCTCGACTGGGGAAATCCTGTGCTCAGCACCGTGAGCTCGATTACCGATCCCTATCTCAATGCCTTTCGCGGCTTGATCCCACCGCTCGGTGGACTGGACTTGTCGGCCATTCTTGCTTTTGTTGCACTCAATTTGATGCAATCTCTGCTGATGCGGGCAAGCATGATTGCTTATGCAGGTGGGGTCGGGGCCTACGGCTGA
- the scpB gene encoding SMC-Scp complex subunit ScpB, with the protein MDQGRDQERSHNAQGAASLVSLPARLEAILYLKGRPVSLQELSSLVGLSESETEQGILILIAGYAQRDTSLEINQSNGRYSLQLRPGLGELVRDLLPVNLSTATLRTLATVALKKRILQSDLVDLRGSGAYDHIKELVNQNFIERKRQSEGRSYWITLSEKFHRTFSVLPELGGGSEPSQAA; encoded by the coding sequence GTGGATCAGGGACGCGACCAAGAACGCAGTCACAACGCTCAGGGCGCTGCCTCGCTGGTATCACTCCCCGCTCGTCTTGAGGCAATCCTGTACCTGAAAGGTCGGCCAGTGTCGCTGCAGGAGCTCTCGTCCTTGGTTGGGCTGTCCGAATCGGAGACCGAGCAGGGCATTCTGATCCTGATTGCCGGCTACGCCCAGCGAGACACCTCTCTGGAGATCAATCAGAGCAACGGTCGTTACAGCTTGCAGTTGCGTCCAGGTCTGGGTGAACTTGTGCGCGATCTGCTTCCGGTCAATCTCTCGACAGCCACATTGCGAACCTTGGCGACGGTGGCACTGAAAAAAAGGATTCTCCAGTCCGATCTGGTGGATCTCAGAGGTTCCGGTGCCTACGACCACATCAAAGAACTGGTGAACCAGAACTTCATCGAACGCAAGCGTCAAAGCGAGGGGCGCTCCTACTGGATCACGCTGTCCGAGAAGTTCCATCGAACGTTCTCGGTCCTTCCTGAGCTTGGCGGTGGCTCCGAACCATCCCAGGCTGCATAG
- the ilvA gene encoding threonine ammonia-lyase, biosynthetic, with amino-acid sequence MDDYLQRILRARVYDVARESPLELATNLSRRLNNQIWLKREDLQPVFSFKLRGAYNRMAQLSDEERSRGVIASSAGNHAQGVALSAAHLQCRAVIVMPITTPSVKVEAVRQLGGEVILHGETYDEAYAEARRRSEREGLCFIHPFDDPEVIAGQGTVGMEILRQSQQPPDAIYVAIGGGGLIGGVAAYVKSLWPDIEVIGVEPHDAAAMTLSLEAGERIRLPQVGLFADGVAVREVGEHTFQLAQKYVDAIVTVSTDEICASIKDVFEDTRSILEPAGALAVAGLKADVSRRQLNNKQLVAIACGANMNFNRLRFVAERAELGEEREAMLAVQIPEQPGSLRKLSELLQKRSLTEFSYRMGAGDQAHIFMGIQVRDIQDRSDLLASLRSNGYECLDLSDDELAKVHLRHMVGGRLPQRSAEPTQELLYRFEFPERPGALMRFVNALQSSWSISIFHYRNHGADVGRIVVGVLVSPDDLESWQAVLQDLGYPSWEETSNPAYRIFLGP; translated from the coding sequence ATGGATGATTACCTGCAGAGGATCCTGCGCGCGAGGGTTTACGACGTCGCCCGCGAAAGCCCGCTCGAGTTAGCGACCAATCTCAGCCGGCGTCTGAACAATCAGATTTGGCTCAAACGTGAGGACCTACAACCGGTCTTTTCCTTCAAGCTGCGTGGTGCCTACAACCGCATGGCTCAACTTTCGGACGAGGAACGTTCACGCGGTGTGATCGCCTCAAGCGCAGGAAACCATGCCCAGGGAGTTGCACTCAGTGCGGCCCATCTGCAGTGCAGAGCCGTGATCGTGATGCCGATCACCACACCCAGCGTGAAGGTTGAGGCGGTTCGACAGCTTGGCGGCGAGGTCATCCTTCACGGAGAGACCTATGACGAGGCCTACGCGGAGGCCCGAAGACGAAGCGAAAGGGAGGGGCTCTGTTTCATCCATCCTTTTGATGATCCGGAGGTGATTGCTGGTCAGGGAACTGTTGGGATGGAAATCCTGCGCCAGAGCCAACAACCCCCAGATGCCATTTATGTGGCCATTGGCGGTGGTGGCCTCATCGGTGGGGTGGCTGCTTATGTCAAAAGCCTCTGGCCTGACATTGAAGTCATTGGGGTTGAACCCCATGACGCTGCTGCAATGACGCTGTCTCTTGAAGCCGGTGAAAGGATTCGCCTTCCGCAGGTGGGATTGTTCGCGGATGGTGTGGCTGTACGAGAGGTGGGAGAACACACCTTTCAACTGGCCCAGAAATATGTAGATGCCATCGTCACAGTGAGCACCGATGAGATTTGCGCATCAATTAAAGATGTCTTTGAAGACACTCGATCCATCCTTGAACCGGCCGGAGCCCTGGCTGTTGCAGGTCTGAAAGCGGATGTCTCAAGGCGGCAATTAAACAACAAGCAACTTGTTGCGATCGCATGCGGCGCCAACATGAACTTCAATCGTCTGAGATTTGTTGCGGAACGGGCCGAGCTCGGTGAGGAGCGTGAGGCCATGCTCGCCGTGCAGATTCCAGAACAGCCAGGGAGCTTGCGCAAGCTGTCTGAACTCCTTCAGAAGCGCAGCCTCACTGAATTCAGCTATCGAATGGGTGCCGGAGACCAGGCCCACATTTTCATGGGTATTCAGGTCCGAGATATCCAAGACCGCTCTGATCTGTTGGCGTCTCTTCGTAGCAATGGATATGAATGCCTCGACCTAAGTGACGACGAACTGGCGAAAGTTCATTTGCGTCACATGGTGGGTGGCCGTTTACCGCAGAGATCGGCTGAGCCAACTCAGGAGCTTCTTTATCGATTTGAGTTCCCTGAACGTCCCGGTGCACTGATGCGTTTTGTCAATGCGCTCCAATCAAGCTGGAGCATCAGCATTTTTCACTATCGGAATCATGGTGCTGATGTCGGTCGGATTGTGGTCGGCGTCCTGGTGAGCCCCGACGATCTCGAGTCATGGCAGGCCGTCCTGCAAGATCTGGGCTATCCGAGCTGGGAAGAAACATCGAACCCTGCCTACCGGATTTTTCTTGGCCCCTAA
- the dxs gene encoding 1-deoxy-D-xylulose-5-phosphate synthase, whose translation MHLSDLSHPNQLHGLSVAELEDVAAQIRQRHLEVVSNSGGHLGPGLGVVELTLALYQTLDLDRDRVVWDVGHQAYPHKLITGRYADFDSLRQKSGVAGYLKRSESTFDHFGAGHASTSISAALGMAMARDRLGQDHKCVAVIGDGALTGGMALEAINHAGHMPNTPLLVVLNDNDMSISPPVGALSSHLNRMRLSPPMQFLSGSVEESMRHLPFMGGDLPAELNRLKGSMRRLAVPKVGAVFEELGFTYMGPVDGHDIAEMMRTFQAAHRVGGPVLVHVLTTKGKGYPYAEADQVGYHAQSAFDLNTGKARPSKTPKPPSYSKVFGQTLVKICEQNPRVVGITAAMATGTGLDLLQKALPDQYIDVGIAEQHAVTLAAGMASDGLRPVVAIYSTFLQRAFDQLIHDVGIQKLPVTFVLDRAGIVGADGPTHQGQYDISYMRAIPNFTVMAPKDEAELQRMLVSSLKHDGPCAIRIPRGPGEGVPLMEEGWEPLPIGCGEVLRSGDDLVIVAYGAMNAKAMATSEILAAQGIQSTVVNARFLRPLDTALLHPLVQRIGRVVTMEEASLEGGFGSAVIESLQESDLHLPVMRLGIPDVLVDHATPQQSFESLGLLPDQMAQRINERFNFITTKVHNTSEAGVESPAVPS comes from the coding sequence ATGCACCTGAGCGATCTATCGCATCCCAATCAGCTGCATGGTCTATCCGTAGCCGAGCTTGAAGACGTCGCTGCACAGATTCGGCAGCGCCATCTGGAAGTGGTCTCCAATAGCGGTGGGCATTTGGGTCCTGGCCTTGGAGTTGTTGAGCTCACACTCGCCCTCTACCAAACACTGGATCTTGATCGTGATCGCGTGGTCTGGGACGTCGGTCATCAGGCTTATCCCCACAAGCTGATCACTGGTCGCTACGCCGATTTCGATTCACTCAGGCAGAAGTCAGGCGTTGCCGGATATCTCAAGCGATCCGAGAGCACATTCGATCATTTCGGCGCTGGTCATGCCAGTACGTCTATCTCAGCTGCTCTGGGAATGGCCATGGCCCGAGATCGTCTCGGCCAGGATCACAAATGCGTTGCGGTGATCGGTGATGGAGCCCTCACCGGTGGAATGGCCTTGGAGGCCATCAACCATGCAGGACATATGCCCAACACACCTTTGCTGGTGGTGCTTAACGACAATGACATGTCCATTTCCCCACCAGTCGGGGCTCTTTCAAGCCATCTGAACCGGATGAGGCTCAGCCCTCCGATGCAGTTTTTGTCAGGGAGCGTGGAAGAAAGCATGCGCCATCTCCCATTCATGGGTGGTGATCTTCCGGCTGAACTCAACCGGCTCAAAGGCAGCATGCGTCGTCTGGCGGTGCCCAAGGTCGGTGCGGTTTTTGAAGAGCTTGGATTCACTTACATGGGGCCAGTTGATGGTCACGACATTGCCGAAATGATGAGAACGTTTCAGGCTGCTCACCGTGTTGGTGGTCCAGTGCTGGTGCATGTGCTCACCACTAAGGGCAAGGGTTATCCCTATGCGGAGGCCGATCAGGTGGGCTATCACGCCCAGTCGGCATTTGATCTCAACACCGGCAAAGCCCGCCCGAGCAAAACTCCCAAACCGCCCAGTTACAGCAAGGTTTTTGGACAGACTCTTGTCAAAATCTGCGAACAGAATCCCCGCGTTGTTGGAATCACAGCGGCCATGGCGACCGGTACTGGCCTTGACCTTCTTCAGAAGGCCTTGCCAGATCAATACATCGACGTGGGCATTGCTGAGCAACATGCGGTGACCCTGGCTGCGGGTATGGCATCCGACGGTCTTCGCCCCGTTGTGGCCATCTACAGCACATTCCTGCAAAGGGCTTTCGACCAGTTAATCCACGATGTGGGGATTCAGAAACTGCCGGTCACTTTCGTGCTGGACCGCGCTGGCATCGTCGGTGCCGATGGGCCGACCCACCAAGGCCAATACGACATCAGCTATATGCGTGCCATCCCCAACTTCACGGTCATGGCGCCCAAGGATGAGGCTGAACTTCAACGCATGTTGGTCAGCTCTCTTAAGCACGATGGGCCTTGCGCAATCCGGATTCCAAGGGGCCCTGGGGAAGGCGTTCCATTGATGGAAGAGGGATGGGAACCGTTACCGATTGGTTGTGGCGAAGTTCTCCGTTCCGGAGATGACTTGGTGATCGTGGCCTATGGAGCCATGAATGCCAAAGCGATGGCGACGTCAGAGATCCTGGCTGCCCAAGGTATTCAGTCCACAGTCGTCAATGCTCGATTCCTCAGACCTCTCGACACAGCTTTGCTACATCCACTGGTCCAGCGCATCGGTCGTGTCGTGACCATGGAAGAAGCATCCTTGGAGGGTGGATTCGGTTCCGCGGTGATTGAATCCCTTCAGGAATCTGATCTCCATCTGCCTGTCATGAGGCTGGGAATCCCCGATGTGCTGGTGGACCATGCAACGCCACAGCAAAGTTTCGAATCACTAGGTCTGCTTCCTGATCAGATGGCTCAGAGAATCAACGAGCGATTCAACTTCATCACCACGAAGGTTCATAACACCTCTGAAGCAGGTGTTGAAAGTCCCGCGGTCCCTAGCTGA
- the psaK gene encoding photosystem I reaction center subunit PsaK, protein MLAPLLAIAPATVTWSPKVGLVMIACNVLAIAIGKAAIKYPNEGAQLPNPSFFGGMSHASLLATTSLGHVIGMGAILGLATRGVL, encoded by the coding sequence ATGCTCGCTCCTCTTCTGGCCATTGCTCCTGCCACGGTTACCTGGTCTCCAAAGGTGGGGCTTGTGATGATCGCTTGCAACGTACTTGCTATCGCTATCGGCAAAGCTGCGATCAAATACCCCAATGAGGGAGCCCAATTGCCCAACCCGTCATTTTTCGGTGGCATGAGCCATGCCTCTCTGCTGGCCACAACAAGTCTCGGACACGTCATTGGCATGGGTGCCATCCTCGGCTTGGCAACCCGTGGAGTGCTTTAA